In the genome of Pseudomonas putida, one region contains:
- a CDS encoding DUF1329 domain-containing protein codes for MKALHHTLLASCLSLLALNVAQAAVSSDQAARLGTSLTSVGAEKAASADGSIPAYQGGLVTPPASYQQGASMRPDPFASEKPLLVINAANAEQYKAQLTATTLELLKRFPSFQVDVYPTHRTVALPQSVLDNTLKNATGARSQEGGTAVDNVLPGIPFPIPQTGAEAMWNFLLRYQGVSMTAKYDSWNVDAAGKATLSTTGQANISYPVYEDMGKTIGAKDTYYQMKLVYTAPARRAGEAMMLRDAANPLAQPRSAWQYLPGQRRVKLAPNLAYDTPNPGTSGSGTYDDVFVFNGALDRYDWTLVGKQEMYVPYNTYKLTYNTDVSQLTTPNHLAPQFVRWEKHRVWVVEGKLKDGARHIYHKRRFYLDEDSWVALASDQYDARGQLYRGSFAFLTQSYDKTTPDATPFMIYDLIGGTYNLNGVVGAYGGIRYIDPLSKTQWSPESLAGAGIR; via the coding sequence ATGAAAGCTCTGCACCACACGCTGCTGGCCTCGTGCCTGTCGCTGCTCGCCCTCAATGTCGCCCAGGCGGCAGTCTCGAGTGACCAGGCCGCGCGCCTGGGCACCAGCCTGACGTCGGTGGGGGCCGAAAAGGCTGCCAGCGCCGACGGCAGCATCCCGGCCTACCAGGGCGGCTTGGTCACCCCGCCGGCCAGCTACCAGCAGGGCGCTAGCATGCGCCCGGACCCCTTCGCCAGCGAGAAGCCGCTGCTGGTGATCAACGCTGCCAACGCCGAGCAGTACAAGGCGCAGCTCACCGCCACCACCCTGGAACTGCTCAAGCGCTTCCCGAGCTTCCAGGTGGATGTCTACCCGACCCACCGTACCGTCGCGCTGCCGCAGTCGGTGCTGGACAACACCCTCAAGAACGCCACCGGCGCCCGCAGCCAGGAGGGCGGTACCGCGGTGGACAACGTGCTGCCGGGCATCCCGTTCCCGATTCCGCAAACCGGCGCCGAGGCCATGTGGAACTTCCTGCTGCGCTACCAGGGCGTGAGCATGACCGCCAAATACGACTCCTGGAACGTCGATGCGGCCGGCAAGGCCACCTTGTCCACCACAGGCCAGGCCAACATCAGTTACCCGGTCTATGAAGACATGGGCAAGACCATCGGCGCCAAGGACACTTACTACCAGATGAAACTGGTGTACACCGCTCCAGCCCGCCGCGCCGGCGAAGCGATGATGCTGCGTGACGCCGCCAACCCGCTGGCCCAGCCACGCAGCGCCTGGCAGTACCTGCCGGGCCAGCGCCGAGTGAAGCTGGCGCCGAACCTGGCCTACGACACGCCGAACCCGGGCACTTCGGGCTCGGGCACCTACGATGACGTGTTCGTCTTCAACGGCGCCCTGGACCGCTACGACTGGACCCTCGTGGGCAAGCAGGAAATGTACGTGCCGTACAACACCTACAAGCTGACCTACAACACCGATGTCAGCCAGCTGACCACGCCCAACCACCTGGCGCCGCAGTTCGTGCGCTGGGAGAAGCACCGGGTCTGGGTGGTGGAGGGCAAGCTCAAGGACGGCGCGCGCCACATCTACCACAAGCGTCGCTTCTACCTCGATGAAGACAGCTGGGTCGCCCTGGCCTCGGACCAGTACGACGCCCGTGGCCAGCTATACCGTGGCTCGTTCGCCTTCCTCACCCAGAGCTACGACAAGACCACCCCCGATGCCACGCCGTTCATGATCTACGACCTGATCGGTGGCACCTACAACCTCAATGGCGTGGTCGGTGCCTACGGCGGCATCCGCTACATCGACCCCCTGTCCAAGACCCAATGGTCGCCCGAGTCCCTGGCGGGGGCCGGTATTCGCTGA
- a CDS encoding AraC family transcriptional regulator, whose translation MTALVRAASLTNYLEVSRHLGLNPHALLAQVGLSASLLDDPNQRIPAATVITLLEASAQASHCETFGLRMAELRQLSDFGEISLLLSHQRTLRDALQVIVQYRHLLNDALAIHVEEAGKTVIIREEVVTDRAHGSRQATELAIGVMLRLCAALLGAHWRPISANFTHSAPADPTIHRRIFGCKLVFGSEFNGIVCPATDLDTTTPLANEAMARLAQRYLDTLQASGTPSLELEMRKTIYLLLPMGRATIEQVAQTQGMNVRTLQRRLEECGVTFSDLVNGVRRDLVLRYLENPNYSLGRIADMLGYSMPSSFTRWFIAQFGMPPASWRAQHPQSAAH comes from the coding sequence ATGACCGCCCTCGTACGTGCTGCAAGCCTGACCAACTACCTTGAAGTGTCCCGTCATCTGGGGCTCAACCCCCATGCGTTGCTGGCTCAGGTCGGGCTCAGCGCCAGCCTTCTGGACGACCCCAACCAGCGCATTCCTGCCGCCACGGTGATCACCTTGCTGGAGGCTTCGGCACAGGCCAGCCACTGCGAAACCTTCGGCCTGCGCATGGCGGAACTGCGCCAGCTGTCGGACTTCGGCGAGATCAGCTTGCTGCTCAGCCACCAGCGCACCCTGCGCGATGCCTTGCAGGTGATCGTGCAGTATCGGCATTTGCTCAACGACGCCTTGGCCATCCATGTCGAGGAAGCCGGCAAGACAGTGATCATTCGCGAAGAGGTGGTCACCGACCGCGCCCACGGCAGCCGTCAGGCCACGGAGCTGGCCATCGGCGTGATGCTGCGCCTGTGCGCGGCCCTGCTGGGCGCGCACTGGCGGCCGATCAGCGCCAACTTCACCCATTCCGCGCCCGCCGACCCGACCATCCACCGGCGCATCTTCGGTTGCAAGCTGGTATTCGGCAGCGAGTTCAACGGCATCGTGTGCCCGGCGACCGACCTGGACACCACCACCCCGCTGGCCAACGAAGCCATGGCACGCCTGGCCCAGCGCTACCTCGACACCCTGCAGGCGAGCGGTACACCGTCGCTGGAGCTGGAAATGCGCAAGACCATCTACCTGCTGCTGCCCATGGGCCGCGCCACCATCGAACAGGTGGCGCAGACCCAAGGCATGAACGTGCGCACGCTACAGCGGCGCCTGGAGGAGTGTGGCGTGACCTTCAGCGACCTGGTCAACGGCGTGCGTCGCGACCTGGTGCTGCGCTACCTGGAAAACCCCAATTATTCGTTGGGACGCATCGCCGACATGCTCGGCTATTCGATGCCCAGCTCCTTCACCCGATGGTTCATCGCCCAGTTCGGCATGCCACCGGCCAGCTGGCGGGCCCAGCATCCCCAATCGGCGGCGCATTGA
- a CDS encoding RBBP9/YdeN family alpha/beta hydrolase — MEKLHTNATVLIVPGLREHVAEHWQTLLHARLAKVRTVPPLKVNGLDCNARVEAIQREIEQIDGDVVLVAHSAGVLMVAHWAARHQRPIKGALLAAPPDLQAQWPAAYPSPERLRENGWTPLPLARLPFPSIVAASSNDHLASLDAATALAKAWGSELLALGAVGHLNPAAGFGPWPQAEALIQQLDR; from the coding sequence GTGGAAAAACTGCATACCAACGCGACCGTCCTGATCGTTCCTGGCCTGCGCGAGCACGTTGCCGAGCATTGGCAGACCTTGCTCCACGCACGCCTGGCCAAAGTACGTACGGTGCCGCCGCTCAAGGTCAATGGCCTGGACTGCAATGCCCGGGTCGAGGCGATCCAGCGCGAGATCGAGCAGATCGACGGCGATGTGGTGCTGGTGGCGCACAGCGCCGGGGTGCTGATGGTGGCCCACTGGGCGGCGCGCCATCAGCGGCCGATCAAGGGCGCGCTGCTGGCCGCACCGCCGGACCTGCAGGCCCAGTGGCCGGCCGCCTACCCAAGCCCCGAGCGCCTGCGGGAAAACGGCTGGACGCCGTTGCCGCTCGCTCGGTTGCCGTTCCCCAGCATCGTCGCGGCCAGCAGCAACGATCACCTGGCCAGCCTGGACGCCGCCACTGCCCTGGCCAAGGCCTGGGGCAGTGAGTTGCTGGCGCTGGGCGCGGTCGGTCATCTCAACCCGGCTGCCGGCTTTGGCCCCTGGCCCCAGGCCGAGGCGCTGATCCAACAACTTGACCGCTGA
- a CDS encoding DUF1302 domain-containing protein has protein sequence MPKSRTHCLLACTVGLLTLPGAQAFEVDTGHEDWSVRLDNTIKYNYGVRTESADKRMLATPNNNDGDYNFRKAGTTITNRVDLLTELDVIYQQRMGFRVSAASWYDKAYDNTGSNSNPFVNGNGEQSGINPSLNGLPGTGVPLGSPHLSNYAQRYYSGPSGEVLDAFVFMRTEVGEASELSGKLGQHNLFWGETLLNPVHSLSYGQSGLDLAKLAASPGTEAKELFVPRNQLSASFLVNPELTLGAQYFLDWDAARLPEAGTYYGGSDLVGEGAQSFLLGHTGTPGLIPVQGALTNIRRGHDLTPRKRGDWGVMAKWSPEWLDGTLGFYYRKSSEILPQAWLDARGLTVARGPFGNPPAGLPGAVGNLYNSLQSATYQFAYADDIDIYGLSLSKDVGGISVGSDLNIRHNMPLSSIPAIVSAPGQGGLGNGFGLLPPRLPSSGVVYETPHDGDSMSATGDTLHWTLNGLMSIGDTPLFDSATLLGELFYSNLLKLDSHNEALYKGKGSYRGIDKPTRDNWGIAVNFTPTWYQVFPGVDMSLPLSINVGLDGVSPVQGGGAEDTGNYAVGVSAALYNQYFVDLKYVDSFGKAESCKDGQTDGSTPNALDGEQDYTCYGGGYASFSGGGATTEDRGALYLTLKTTF, from the coding sequence ATGCCCAAGTCACGCACCCACTGTCTGTTGGCCTGCACCGTTGGCCTGCTCACCTTGCCTGGTGCCCAGGCCTTCGAAGTCGATACCGGCCATGAGGACTGGTCCGTTCGCCTGGACAACACCATCAAGTACAACTACGGCGTGCGCACCGAGAGCGCCGACAAGCGCATGCTGGCCACGCCGAACAACAACGACGGCGACTACAACTTCCGCAAGGCCGGCACCACCATCACCAATCGGGTTGACCTGCTGACCGAACTGGATGTGATCTACCAGCAGCGCATGGGCTTTCGTGTCAGCGCTGCCAGCTGGTACGACAAGGCCTACGACAACACCGGTTCCAATTCCAACCCCTTCGTCAACGGCAACGGCGAGCAATCGGGCATCAACCCCAGCCTCAATGGCCTGCCCGGCACCGGTGTGCCGCTGGGCAGCCCGCACCTGAGCAACTACGCCCAGCGTTACTACAGCGGGCCGTCCGGTGAAGTGCTCGATGCGTTCGTGTTCATGCGCACCGAGGTGGGCGAGGCGTCCGAACTCAGCGGCAAGCTCGGCCAGCACAACCTTTTCTGGGGCGAGACCCTGCTCAACCCGGTGCATTCGCTGAGCTATGGGCAGTCCGGCCTGGACCTGGCCAAGCTCGCGGCCTCACCCGGCACCGAGGCCAAGGAGTTGTTCGTGCCGCGCAACCAGCTGTCGGCCTCGTTCCTGGTCAATCCCGAGCTGACCCTGGGCGCCCAGTACTTCCTGGATTGGGACGCCGCGCGGCTGCCGGAAGCGGGCACCTATTACGGCGGCTCGGACCTGGTTGGCGAGGGCGCCCAGAGCTTCCTGCTCGGCCACACCGGTACCCCGGGGCTGATCCCGGTGCAGGGCGCCTTGACCAACATTCGCCGTGGCCACGACCTCACCCCGCGCAAGCGCGGCGACTGGGGCGTCATGGCCAAATGGTCGCCCGAATGGCTGGATGGCACCTTGGGCTTCTACTACCGCAAGAGCTCGGAGATCCTGCCCCAGGCCTGGCTCGATGCCCGCGGCCTGACCGTCGCCCGCGGCCCGTTCGGCAACCCGCCGGCCGGGCTGCCGGGCGCCGTGGGCAACCTGTACAACTCGCTGCAGAGCGCCACGTACCAGTTCGCCTATGCCGACGATATCGACATCTATGGCCTGAGCCTGTCCAAGGACGTCGGTGGCATCAGCGTCGGCAGCGACCTGAACATCCGCCACAACATGCCGCTGTCGAGCATCCCGGCGATCGTCAGCGCGCCTGGTCAGGGCGGGCTGGGCAACGGCTTTGGCCTGTTGCCGCCGCGCCTGCCCAGCAGTGGCGTGGTCTACGAGACCCCACACGATGGCGACAGCATGAGCGCCACCGGCGACACCCTGCACTGGACCCTCAATGGCCTGATGAGCATCGGCGACACGCCACTGTTCGACTCCGCGACCCTGCTGGGCGAGCTGTTCTACAGCAACCTGCTCAAGCTCGATAGCCACAACGAGGCCTTGTACAAGGGCAAGGGCAGCTACCGCGGCATCGACAAGCCCACCCGTGACAACTGGGGTATCGCGGTCAACTTCACCCCCACCTGGTACCAGGTGTTCCCCGGCGTGGACATGAGCCTGCCGCTGTCGATCAACGTCGGCCTGGACGGTGTGTCGCCGGTCCAGGGCGGTGGCGCCGAAGACACTGGCAACTACGCCGTCGGTGTGAGCGCTGCGCTCTACAACCAGTATTTCGTCGATCTCAAATACGTCGACAGCTTCGGCAAGGCCGAGTCCTGCAAGGACGGCCAGACCGACGGCTCGACCCCCAATGCCCTGGATGGTGAGCAGGATTACACCTGCTATGGCGGCGGCTACGCCTCCTTCTCCGGTGGCGGCGCCACCACCGAGGACCGTGGTGCGCTCTACCTGACCCTCAAGACCACCTTCTGA
- a CDS encoding DsbA family oxidoreductase, with translation MMQTVTLDVFFDFICPWCLIGQRHLDQALARLRREQPQRQVRVHWRGVQLLPGLPAEGVPFEAFYRERLGSDEAVRQRQAQVRDAAGAVGEHIDFARIRRMPNTANAHRLLQRVQALGNRQQADALLMRLFVAYFHEGQDLGDRATLLAIAQGCALMPAQVTDCLREDARPFVGEQGRAAGGVPCFVVDRRRVVSGAQPADVLFEALCEAQPV, from the coding sequence ATGATGCAGACGGTGACGTTGGACGTGTTCTTCGACTTCATCTGCCCGTGGTGCCTGATTGGCCAGCGCCACTTGGACCAGGCCCTGGCGCGGTTGCGTCGCGAGCAGCCGCAGCGCCAGGTCCGGGTGCACTGGCGGGGTGTGCAGTTGCTGCCTGGTCTCCCTGCTGAAGGGGTGCCGTTCGAGGCGTTCTACCGCGAGCGGCTGGGCAGCGATGAAGCTGTGCGCCAGCGCCAGGCCCAGGTGCGCGACGCGGCGGGCGCGGTGGGTGAGCACATCGACTTTGCCCGGATCCGGCGCATGCCCAACACCGCCAATGCCCATCGCCTGTTGCAGCGCGTGCAGGCGCTGGGCAACCGGCAACAGGCCGATGCCTTGCTGATGCGATTGTTCGTGGCGTATTTCCATGAAGGGCAGGACTTGGGCGATCGCGCCACCTTGCTCGCCATCGCCCAGGGCTGTGCCCTGATGCCCGCGCAGGTTACCGACTGCCTGCGCGAGGATGCACGGCCGTTCGTGGGCGAGCAGGGGCGGGCGGCGGGTGGGGTGCCGTGCTTTGTGGTCGACCGGCGTCGCGTGGTGTCGGGCGCGCAACCTGCTGATGTGTTGTTCGAGGCCTTGTGCGAGGCGCAGCCGGTATGA
- a CDS encoding MFS transporter translates to MAAYLASAADDDADTSRGISRRYAWVVFALTFGLLISDYMSRQVLNAVFPLLKQEWVLSDSQLGLLSGIVALMVGLLTFPLSLLADRFGRVRSLVLMAVLWSLATLGCALAQNYPQMFIARFLVGVGEAAYGSVGIAVVVAVFPRDMRATLAGAFMAGGMFGSVLGMALGGVLAEHFGWRWSFAGMALFGLLLALIYPLVVKEAKVAPRRLDKALCKAARPLRTLYSSRSVIAAYVGSGLQLFVGGTVIVWMPSYLSRYYAMGTDRAGVIAAIIVLCSGVGMILCAMLCDRLGRVRQDRKISLAIAYCLGSCLLLSMAFALPTGTAQLVLICLGMMVAAGTSGPSSAMVANLTHYSVHGTAFATLTLANNLLGLATGPLITGRVSDVLGLHASMQLVPLMSLGAALVFLIAKRHYHRDMARLQDNEPTLVPGAQP, encoded by the coding sequence ATGGCCGCCTATCTCGCCAGCGCCGCAGACGATGACGCTGACACTTCCCGTGGCATATCCAGGCGCTATGCCTGGGTGGTCTTTGCCCTGACCTTTGGCCTGTTGATCTCTGACTACATGTCGCGACAGGTACTCAATGCGGTCTTTCCTCTGCTCAAGCAAGAATGGGTCCTGAGTGACAGCCAGCTGGGGCTGCTCAGCGGCATCGTCGCGCTGATGGTGGGGCTTCTGACCTTTCCGCTGTCGTTGCTTGCCGACCGCTTCGGCCGGGTCCGCAGCCTGGTACTGATGGCCGTGCTCTGGAGCCTGGCCACCTTGGGCTGTGCGCTGGCGCAGAACTACCCGCAGATGTTCATCGCGCGGTTTCTGGTGGGGGTGGGCGAGGCTGCCTATGGCAGCGTCGGCATCGCCGTGGTGGTCGCGGTATTCCCCCGCGACATGCGCGCCACCTTGGCCGGCGCCTTCATGGCCGGCGGCATGTTCGGCTCGGTACTGGGCATGGCCCTGGGCGGGGTGCTGGCCGAGCACTTCGGCTGGCGCTGGTCGTTCGCCGGCATGGCGCTGTTCGGGCTGCTGCTGGCCCTGATCTACCCCCTGGTGGTCAAGGAGGCCAAGGTCGCACCCCGGCGGCTGGACAAGGCCCTGTGCAAGGCAGCCCGGCCGCTGCGCACCCTGTACAGCAGCCGCTCGGTGATCGCCGCCTATGTCGGCAGCGGCCTGCAGCTGTTCGTTGGCGGCACGGTGATCGTGTGGATGCCCAGCTACCTGAGCCGCTACTACGCCATGGGCACCGACCGGGCCGGGGTGATCGCCGCGATCATTGTGCTGTGCAGCGGTGTGGGCATGATCCTCTGCGCCATGCTCTGCGACCGCCTGGGGCGGGTACGCCAGGACCGCAAGATCAGCCTGGCCATCGCTTATTGCCTGGGCAGTTGCCTGCTGCTGTCGATGGCCTTCGCCTTGCCCACGGGCACGGCGCAACTGGTGCTGATCTGCCTGGGGATGATGGTCGCGGCGGGCACCAGCGGGCCGTCCAGCGCCATGGTCGCCAACCTGACTCACTATTCGGTGCACGGCACGGCGTTCGCCACCCTGACCCTGGCCAACAACCTGCTGGGGCTGGCCACCGGGCCGCTGATCACTGGCCGCGTATCCGATGTGCTTGGCCTGCACGCGTCGATGCAGCTGGTGCCGCTGATGAGCCTTGGCGCTGCGCTGGTGTTCCTCATCGCCAAGCGTCACTACCACCGGGACATGGCCCGTCTGCAGGACAACGAGCCGACCCTGGTCCCCGGAGCGCAGCCATGA
- a CDS encoding efflux RND transporter permease subunit, whose protein sequence is MADIQQDTLPVIRNLEDFDMRSGNGLERLVFNHRLAFVLAMCLTTLVLGYVALTRLELRPSFEKMIPQSHPYIQNYLDNRQSLRGLGNSLRVVVENTEGDIFDPAYLQTLRHINDELFLSQGVDRAWMKSLWSPAVRWTEVTEEGFQGGPVMPDGYQGAQADIEQLRQNIERANIVGSLVARDFKSSMLVVPLLDRDSATGRGVDYHAFSRQLEQLRSHYEAAGPYKVHVIGFAKLMGDLIDGLIQVMLFFALAVVTSLVIIYLYTRCVRSTLLVVLCSLTAVVWQLGIVAWLGYAIDPYSILVPFLIFAIGVSHAAQKMNGIMQDIGRGTHRQVAARYTFRRLFVAGVTALLADAVGFAVLMLIDIPVIKDLAITASIGVAVLIFTSLLLMPVALSYIGVGRKAAERALRIDSRAAAHRGFGKLWDVLDRFTERKWATAAVLVAVAMGAGGLWASLQLKIGDLDSGAPELHADSRYNRDNAYITDHYALSSDTFAVMVKTASEGCLRYQTLVLADRLAWALQQLPGVQTTLSLTNAVRQITAGTYEGNPKLNSIQRNQDVLNYAAQQASVNAPELFNNDCSLMPVIAYLKDHKADTLDEVVAAAERFAQANSSDDRQFLLAAGSAGIEAATNIVVREANRTMLLLVYLAVTLFCLVTFRSWRATLVAVLPLMLTSVLCEALMVAMGIGVKVATLPVIALGVGIGVDYALYLLSVQLHYQRKGLSLAQAYQNAVAFTGRVVGLVGITLAAGVVGWAWSPIKFQADMGLLLTFMFLWNMLGALVLIPALSYFLLPGDKVRATATSPHTQGGLHANNQEAECSSHV, encoded by the coding sequence ATGGCCGATATCCAACAAGACACCCTGCCGGTGATCCGCAACCTCGAAGATTTCGACATGCGCTCGGGCAACGGGCTGGAGCGCCTGGTGTTCAACCATCGCCTGGCGTTCGTGCTCGCCATGTGCCTGACCACGCTGGTGCTGGGCTATGTGGCGCTGACCCGCCTGGAGCTGCGTCCAAGCTTCGAGAAGATGATTCCGCAGAGCCACCCCTACATCCAGAATTACCTGGACAACCGCCAGTCCCTGCGCGGCCTGGGCAATTCATTGCGGGTGGTAGTGGAGAACACCGAGGGCGACATCTTCGACCCGGCCTACCTGCAGACCCTGCGGCACATCAACGATGAGTTGTTTCTCAGCCAGGGCGTGGACCGTGCCTGGATGAAGTCGTTGTGGAGCCCGGCGGTGCGCTGGACGGAGGTCACCGAAGAGGGCTTCCAGGGCGGCCCGGTGATGCCGGACGGCTACCAAGGGGCACAGGCGGATATCGAGCAACTGCGCCAGAACATCGAGCGCGCCAACATCGTCGGCAGCCTGGTGGCCCGTGACTTCAAGTCGAGCATGCTGGTGGTGCCGCTGCTCGACCGGGATTCGGCCACCGGCCGTGGCGTGGACTACCACGCGTTCTCCCGTCAGCTCGAACAACTGCGCAGTCACTACGAAGCGGCCGGCCCCTACAAGGTCCATGTGATCGGCTTCGCCAAGCTGATGGGCGACCTGATCGACGGCTTGATCCAGGTGATGCTGTTCTTCGCCCTGGCGGTGGTCACGAGCCTGGTGATCATCTACCTGTACACCCGCTGCGTGCGCAGTACCTTGCTGGTGGTGCTGTGCTCGCTGACCGCGGTGGTCTGGCAGTTGGGCATCGTCGCCTGGCTGGGCTATGCAATCGATCCGTACTCGATTCTGGTGCCGTTCTTGATCTTCGCCATCGGCGTGTCCCACGCCGCGCAGAAGATGAACGGCATCATGCAGGACATCGGGCGCGGCACCCACCGCCAGGTAGCGGCTCGCTACACCTTCCGCCGCCTGTTCGTGGCCGGGGTGACGGCGCTGTTGGCCGACGCGGTGGGTTTTGCCGTGCTGATGCTGATCGACATTCCGGTGATCAAGGACCTGGCCATCACCGCCAGCATCGGCGTGGCGGTGCTGATCTTCACCTCGCTGCTGTTGATGCCGGTGGCGCTGTCGTACATCGGTGTCGGACGCAAGGCCGCCGAGCGCGCCTTGCGCATCGATTCGCGCGCCGCCGCGCACCGGGGCTTCGGCAAACTGTGGGATGTGCTGGACCGCTTTACCGAGCGCAAGTGGGCCACGGCGGCGGTGCTGGTGGCCGTGGCAATGGGGGCAGGGGGGCTGTGGGCCAGCCTGCAGCTGAAGATCGGCGATCTGGACAGTGGCGCCCCGGAGCTGCACGCCGACTCGCGCTACAACCGCGACAACGCCTACATCACCGACCATTACGCGCTCTCCAGCGACACCTTCGCGGTCATGGTCAAGACCGCGTCTGAAGGCTGTCTGCGCTACCAGACATTGGTGTTGGCCGATCGCCTGGCCTGGGCGCTGCAACAACTGCCAGGTGTGCAGACCACGCTGTCGCTGACCAACGCCGTGCGCCAGATCACCGCCGGTACTTACGAGGGCAACCCCAAGCTCAACAGCATCCAGCGCAACCAGGACGTGCTCAACTACGCCGCCCAGCAGGCCTCGGTCAACGCCCCAGAGTTGTTCAACAACGATTGCTCGCTGATGCCGGTGATCGCCTACCTCAAGGACCACAAGGCCGACACCTTGGACGAGGTGGTGGCTGCCGCCGAGCGCTTCGCCCAGGCCAACAGCAGTGATGATCGGCAGTTCCTGCTCGCCGCCGGTAGCGCCGGGATCGAGGCTGCCACCAACATCGTGGTGCGTGAGGCCAACCGCACCATGCTGTTGCTGGTGTACCTGGCCGTCACGCTGTTCTGCCTGGTGACCTTCCGCAGCTGGCGCGCCACCTTGGTGGCGGTGCTGCCGCTGATGCTCACCTCGGTGCTGTGCGAGGCGCTGATGGTGGCCATGGGCATTGGTGTGAAGGTCGCCACCTTGCCGGTGATCGCCCTGGGCGTGGGGATCGGCGTGGACTACGCCTTGTACCTGCTCAGCGTGCAGCTGCATTACCAGCGCAAGGGGCTCTCGCTGGCCCAGGCCTACCAGAACGCCGTGGCCTTCACCGGCCGGGTCGTGGGCCTGGTGGGCATCACCCTGGCCGCCGGTGTGGTGGGCTGGGCCTGGTCACCGATCAAGTTCCAGGCCGACATGGGCCTGCTGCTGACCTTCATGTTCCTGTGGAACATGCTCGGCGCGCTGGTGCTGATCCCGGCGCTGTCGTACTTCCTCCTGCCCGGCGACAAGGTCCGGGCGACCGCCACCAGCCCCCACACCCAAGGTGGGCTGCACGCCAACAACCAAGAAGCCGAGTGTTCGTCTCATGTCTGA
- a CDS encoding Rieske (2Fe-2S) protein, with product MSRRVAVPPGKLPPRNGRALFEYQEKSLALFDVEGVLYVIDDRCPHQGASLCGGRLEGRTLQCRAHGLRFDLASGYLLNSTALKVARYPVEREGEAVFILLEAEVAC from the coding sequence ATGAGCCGGCGTGTCGCGGTGCCGCCGGGCAAGCTGCCGCCGCGTAACGGCAGGGCTTTGTTCGAGTACCAGGAGAAAAGCCTGGCGTTGTTCGATGTCGAGGGCGTGCTCTATGTCATCGATGACCGTTGCCCGCACCAGGGGGCCTCGCTGTGCGGTGGGCGGCTGGAGGGGCGGACCCTCCAGTGTCGCGCCCATGGGCTTCGCTTCGACCTGGCCAGCGGGTACCTGCTCAATTCCACGGCGCTGAAGGTGGCCCGTTATCCGGTGGAGCGGGAAGGGGAGGCCGTGTTCATCCTGCTTGAGGCTGAGGTGGCCTGCTGA
- a CDS encoding WD40/YVTN/BNR-like repeat-containing protein, with the protein MSVFKSSAQVLMLCAALQGLAQAAPYVDVLDLPAMPSALAPVSPLRDVGRAGERLVAVGPRGHIVYSDDHGAHWQQAQVPVSADLNAVSFPTPRSGWAVGNDGVILHSADGGEHWEKQLDGRVLAAQVLAWYRAQAQAAPQDERWAAWVAEGERLVAEGADKPLLDVWFTDEQHGFAVGVFNLLLHTTDGGHSWTPWLERSDNPQGLHLTSLAQIDGALYITGEQGLLLKLDAAGQRFTRLATPYSGTFFGITGKGGVLLAYGLRGHAYRSTDGGLNWQPVNTGLATSLTAASLDSHGQFWLSSQAGDLLQSLDGGASFILVRQASRTPVSASAFDTASDLVLVGERGVRTLALQ; encoded by the coding sequence ATGTCTGTCTTCAAATCAAGCGCCCAGGTGCTGATGCTCTGTGCCGCCCTGCAGGGCCTGGCCCAGGCTGCGCCCTACGTGGATGTGCTGGACCTGCCAGCGATGCCCAGCGCGCTGGCGCCGGTCAGCCCCTTGCGCGATGTGGGCCGTGCCGGAGAGCGGCTGGTGGCGGTCGGTCCGCGTGGGCACATCGTGTATTCCGATGACCACGGCGCGCACTGGCAGCAGGCTCAGGTACCGGTCAGCGCCGACCTCAATGCGGTGAGCTTCCCCACTCCTCGCAGTGGCTGGGCCGTGGGCAACGACGGGGTGATCCTGCACAGCGCCGATGGCGGCGAGCATTGGGAAAAACAACTGGACGGTCGCGTGCTCGCAGCGCAAGTGCTCGCCTGGTACCGCGCCCAGGCCCAGGCCGCTCCGCAGGATGAACGCTGGGCCGCTTGGGTGGCCGAGGGTGAGCGCCTGGTGGCCGAAGGTGCCGACAAGCCGCTGCTGGATGTGTGGTTCACCGATGAACAGCACGGCTTTGCCGTCGGCGTGTTCAATCTGCTGCTGCACACCACTGACGGCGGGCACAGCTGGACGCCCTGGCTCGAGCGCAGCGACAACCCCCAGGGGCTGCACCTGACCAGCCTGGCCCAGATCGACGGTGCGCTGTACATCACCGGCGAGCAGGGCCTGCTGCTCAAGCTCGATGCCGCCGGCCAGCGCTTCACCCGGCTGGCCACGCCTTACAGCGGCACGTTCTTCGGCATCACCGGCAAAGGGGGTGTGCTGCTGGCCTATGGCCTGCGCGGCCATGCCTACCGCAGCACCGATGGCGGCCTGAACTGGCAGCCGGTGAACACGGGCCTGGCCACCAGCCTCACCGCTGCCAGCCTGGACAGCCACGGCCAGTTCTGGCTGTCGAGCCAGGCCGGTGACCTGCTGCAAAGCCTCGATGGGGGCGCCAGTTTCATCCTGGTGCGCCAAGCCTCGCGCACCCCAGTGAGTGCCAGCGCCTTCGACACCGCCTCCGACCTGGTGCTGGTGGGCGAGCGCGGCGTACGCACGCTGGCGCTTCAGTAA